A segment of the Mercurialis annua linkage group LG4, ddMerAnnu1.2, whole genome shotgun sequence genome:
tcatcacattatcacaTACTAATATGCTATATacgataatgacatgataataagatgacaatgcaatatgatataCTGATAACTACATGTTAAAATGAGTTGTGATAATCATATAATAAAGTGAtacagtgataatcatatgataatgtgatattgtaattttttatttagttcatataatttttgaatatgctattaatataataaaatatttgataatactgaagcaaatgaaaaaaaaatgttttaattattggtAATTTATAATAGGCatatttgttaatataatgtatgaagaaataaaaaaatacctaACTCGAAAATGtttgaaaaaatttgaaacaaataaacaaaacaaaagtttgAAAAAGTAAAGAAAGAAACGTCAggtagagagagagagagagagtgcgCCAGAGAGAGCCTACTATATAGATAGAGTAAAATTCTAACAAGTTAGACCCggagagtaaaaacataaaaatgacaaaattatggagtatttttgttgacttttccgtgttgagatacaaattcaaattatttcttttttagGTAAATACATAAATCTCTCTAAAAACATTCACGAGTTGCAGATCTACAACTCGTGAAAGATGGTGGTCGGCGTACTGCAGCCTGCAAATCAGCAGATCTTCATCTGCTTGTTGCTTCAGGCCTGAAGGTCGAAAGGAAGACAAGGACCGGTGGAGTAGCACTGGTCCCTCAATTTTTTCCGGCGAAGAGGGTCGGCCGACTCTTTTGACCCTTCCGTAGTTCCGCCACTTATAAAAACATATTAATGTTTTATCTAGACTATTTGTTttctcttattttattttatggtttatacttttacttttttattgtataaatatgcaattttttatgtttaatttttaatagtcttgatgaattcaaattatattttgtatttgatTTGTGACTTtcatcaaatttaatatttaacatCCAAAGCCACTCAACATAATGTCACTTATTTCTTTTGAATAAATGAGACAAATAAAATTCAGAGTTAATgttaaaatattacgaattttaatttatttttttaattatatagtttaaatttttttattttcatgcacaaactattttttttaaaatttatgcacggtgctgagatgaccttcatttattggtgtaaaatgacctccacctcagcaaattataTCAATGGAGCAGTGAcatctcagcaccgtgtataaatttgagaaaaaaaatggtagtttgtgcatgaaaatgagaaaatttaaactgcatgattaaaatgaaaaaacgtgtaaaattgatgaatttttataacattaattttaaaatttatgaccTAGCAGAATcattatttaacattttatatcACTTCAGTTATAATTAATTCACTTGTTGCTCTTTTTTTCTTATAATAAACAGTGTAATGATCGAAAACTTAACAAAATGAGAACATGTGTCCATGTCTCAATATTTTGAAGAATCTTTTACATATACAAAAATCTATATGTGGATAGAAATGTTTAACAAATTCTTTAAactaaaacatattttttttttctttcaacaaAACAGTTTCAGAATTTGGTTCACATTTAAGAAATCTATGGCTATTTAGCATCACATTTCAGAAATATATGGTTATTATCAATGTACTGTGCACATatcttttgttttaattagtggtctttgtttttttatatttatctatttacattgaataaataatatccaaaaatgtaaaatataatatcagtaatataatatatattaaatttcaatttatatatgtgatataaagtatgaaaatgtaattttttttaaatcagaatgttaattttcttaatttcaacaaaaagataaaaaattgaCTTATATTTCAGTacttgtaatttttattatatttgatttttctataaattcTAACTTAAATATCATAATTACTTCAGAATAAATGTTGTTAgaaataataacttttttaatttatcattaaataatattttattcgtCCGATTAAAAAAAgacatatctcatttttatagatcttatatatatcatctttctaatattttttttacaaaatttctCTTTTATCTCTCTTTCTCTTTTTATAGTTGACGATTTTAATTCTAAATaccatttataaaacaataattaataagagtaaaagaggaaaaaaacaattttttttaaatatatgtaaaatgcttatgttttttttaaatggaacaaaaaaagtaataataattaattataattatttattaatacatttaatttttttttggctctcttgtaataaaatttaactaagaATATCTCCTTGAAGATGTATTAGATTCAttataagtatatatatatttggttaattaaaaaGTAGAAAAAGATAAGCCAAGTAGGACATGTAGTTACATGGCTAGAAATGGAAGTAAAGAAGTATTCAAACTTTTTCAGAAAGAACCGTCACGTAATAAATATACCAATCCGATTAAAACTAGAAGTTATCCCCAATATCacctcatttttttaatttcttccaCTAAAACAGCCAAAAACTCTTCCTTATAAATAGGCCATACtccctttttatttaatttctgcaTCCATCTCAACAATATAAACAAAATCCAACCAAATTATTTCTTATCTTTTACCTCTCTTCTGTTAGTAGTGTTCTTGCAGATGATGCGTGCTCCACAGTTTATATCAGCAATTTGTGttacattttttgttttcttggcAAACAATGGAGTACAAGGATCTCACAAAATTTATGCAGAATTTCAAAGCTTATCGGCCAAAAATGTGAAGCAAATCCATCGAACTGGCTATCATTTTCAGCCTCTTCAACACTGGATCAATGGTACGTATGTCCAATTCtatcacttttttattttaatgctgAATTGATTTGAACTATGTTGCATGCACGTAAGTAAATACGCTCATAAAGTTATGAAACTGTAACTATATATCTGAAAATAGAACACTGAAATGTAAGAGTTAATTATACGGGAAATTCTTACCTAGACCCGGTACCAGTATTTGATTAAATCGGTCGaaattatcatatatttttGTAGATCAGGTTGTTTGATCGATATTACTAATTTGGTCAATGGGTAGCCAAATCCCTGCATTTAGGGATCTACTTGACCAATCTGATCCACAAAATAAGCCACTGCCAGTTCAGttaaaattgaaacgtttttattacTTCTTCTGTATTGATCCCAAGAACCCTAATACAGAAACTTGAATGAATGAATGcagaataataaaacaaaaaagaattaAAGCTGTTTTTTCTGGACAAATTTAAACCAGTTGGTACATTAAATTTGGGGTGACAACTGTGCATATGGACAAATAATTATGAGATTTTTTGTAAATGTAAAGTCATCATTTTAAATCATTATGCTTCTGTGCATATTAATGCCAGTAGTCTTTGGTGTTGGGTCCCATAATAATTCATGAATATCAGAATCAAAGTCCCATAATAATTCATGAATATCAGAATCAAattgtggatttgttttatgtgagagttatatatatatatatatatatatatatatatatatatatatatatatatatatatatatatatatatatatttgttctttaaaaataaactttttgattgatttttttataaaatattatttttttgttatgagATTTGGCTTTTGTGATAATTATTTATGAGTAGAAAAGGGTTTATTGGCATTTGTTTTATCTGCCGATGGATTAAGCACTTGGAACTAGATTAATAGTTGACAAATATCAATAAAGCCTATGACATTTTCTTCAAAAGATACAGGAGTGCAACCGCACTCGCGAATTATCtgaaatttgttaaaaaaagtaCTTAAAAAGGACTTGATCCATATCAAGCAAGGTTTGAATTCGAATTACTCGAATTAATTGAATCgagtttaaattttgaaatattcgATTCAGTGAGCTTGTAAGTCTAATCGAGTTTTAATTAGTTTACAGCTTAACTTTTAATACATATAGTCGaccttttaataattaatatatatgatggattaaaattttatcaattattggaattattaatttattaaataagaCGTAATATTGgttccctaaatttttattaataattataattattaatttattgagtattaattattagagggtttactgtatatattaaataaaaagaaattttttatatatgtatatataatatctttttttaattaaaatgtaattttttttttaaataactgtATAGATAACCGAACTTGAGTCGACTCAAGCTCAGGTCTCTGTTATTCTAACAATTTCGAAATCAAACTTCTAAAATGAAACTCAATCGATTTTGagtcaaatttccatttttataattattacatAGACTAAAATTGTAGGTATGGTTAGTAAATGTTAAAGAGTTTACATGCATTAGAACTAGACactatataagtatttttaatttttaattaaactataattaGTGATGAGACTAGAAAAAGAGATCCACACAAGTATaggagaaaaataaaagatttacAAAATTAACTTTTGATGAGCACCAAAAGGTAGGCTCTATAGTATTAGTATTTGGAAGTTTTGTTGTCCATCATTCATTCATAGTCATAAAAAAAAGTAGCAAAGAGTAGTGTTATTTTTGCAAGAATGTATGTTTTTCTCCACTAAAAGGGCAATTTAAGCTTTATTATAAGGACTAGACTTATGGAGCATTATAGTTCTCGGTGCTCCCTTAATTTGCATATTCAATTGGCTATTGTCTTGTCACTTTCTTGTATGCATTATTTTGGTAGttcaatttattgtttttatgttCATATTCGGACACCGTATGgtcactttttaaaaatttaatgacctcaactaataaatttaatatataaattatatatgtcgatttaaatttttgagatttttacAATTTAGAGAGAAATTGAAAATTCAAGTCGTAagaaaaaatcaaaccgaatttaTTTCTGATTCGTTGTTCGGCCGGTCCACTTCAGTTTGACATGTGGTCtctttttattcattaaaatcTCTTGAAAAAGCAAAGTTTAAGAAGAAAAAAGCTCTTTGAGTTGAAGAAACCTTTTATCACATGATATTTATTTAGAACTTGTGGTGTTACATGTCTTACAGATCtcccatattttttttaaaagaattagctAAAAAACAAGGTCGAGGTTGACTGCCACTAATATATTGCTAAACtaagatttaatatttatgtttccaattgatttttcttaatatgttgattacaagacaaattttaactttttcatacttttgttatgttttatatgcaaagaaattaatataatttgtttGTAATATCCCTAATTTCTTCTTTATGTTTCTTGCATGTACCTTTTCTTGGTGGGGACGAACCTAAACTACAATAGATCcaaatggtaatttttttttacttttattaaaatttgccTTAGTTATAATATTATTGAATTTCTTCTAATTTGGTTACTATGTAATGATATGAGCAGGGCCTATGTATTACAATGGATTGTACCATCTTTTCTACCAATACAATCCAGAAGGTGCAGTCTGGGGTAATATTGTGTGGGCACATTCTGTATCAAAAGATTTGATTAATTGGGAAGCACTTGAGCCTGCAATTTACCCATCAGAATGGTTCGACATGCACGGATGTTGGTCCGGATCAGTCACGATCCTGCCCAACAAAACGCCCGTGATCCTTTACACCGGCATTGACCCAAAGAAACGTCAAATTCAAAACTATGCCGTACCAAAAAACTTATCCGACCCGTATCTTCGAGAATGGATCAAACCGAAAGAATATAATCCCGCTATAAATCCAGGGCCAAATGTGAATGCGAGCGCCTTTCGTGATCCGACTACGGCTTGGTTCGTTAACGGGCAATGGTATCTTATTGTGGGTTCAAGAAGGAAGCATAGAGGAGTTGCTTATTTGTACAAGAGCAAGGATTTTAAGACATGGGTTAAAACCCCACATCCGCTTCATTCGAAAGCGAAAACGGGTATGTGGGAGTGTCCGGATTTTTATCCGGTTGCGTTATCCGGCGGAAATGGACTGGACACTTCAATTGTGAATGGAGATTTGAAGCATGTATTGAAGGTTAGCTTGGATTTGACAAGATATGAGTACTATACTGTTGGTACTTATGATAAGAAAAAGAATAGATATACACCTGATAGAGGTTCAGTTGATGGTTGGGCTGGGCTTAGATATGATTATGGCAATTTTTATGCTTCCAAGACATTTTTTGACCCAAGCAAAAATAGAAGAATTTTGTGGGGTTGGGCTAATGAGTCTGATCCTATGGAGCAAGATATGAAAAAAGGATGGGCTGGAATTCAGGtaagaaaaattaattgaatgtgtgaatattattttatttagcaTGATTTTTCCCCCCTCAGTTAGCATGATTTGATAACTATATTGTTATCTTTTTGTCTGGTATTTTAGGCCATTCCAAGGAAAGTATGGCTTGATGTTAGTAAAAAACAATTGCTTCAATGGCCAATTGAAGAATTGGAGAGTCTAAGAGGTAAAAATGTTCAACTCATCAATCAAGAGATTAAAAAAGGAGAACATATTGAAGTGAAAGGCATTACTGCTGCTCAGGTTCTGTATCTAATGTTATCTTTAATATTaagagattatattttaatttttataaagtgTTGCTAATCTGATTAATTTACACATTCTATTGACAGGCTGACGTTGATGTAACCTTCTCATTCCAAAGCTTAGACAAAGCTGAACCATTTGATCCTAAATGGAAAAATCTCGACGCATTAGATGTTTGTGCTGTAAAAGGATCAAAGGCTCAAGGTGGTCTTGGTCCATTCGGACTTTTGACACTAGCCTCTGAAAAGCTTGAAGAATTTACTCCCATTTTCTTCAGGGTTTTTAAAGATTCAGACAaatataaaattcttctttGCTCTGATGCAAGAAGGTAATTGTTCTTGAGTCAATTATGTTACTGTATCCATGCATGAGCACCCTAAtctttactttaaattttttacttaaTTATGTTTGTACTTTTTGAACAGCTCTTCCTTAGGAGATATGCTTTATAAACCACCATTTGGGGGCTTTGTTAATGTAGATTTAGCCGATGCCAAAATCTCACTCAGGAGTTTGGTAagatcattttttattttattttatcatgcaAGTCGCTATTTTTTTCCTGcatttatatcttaatttatcttAAATGAAAGTTTAATTAGTCCCTCCTAACAATTTGTTCTCTTTACTCTTTAGATTGATCACTCTGTGGTAGAAAGTTTTGGAGCCGGTGGAAAAACGATAGTAACATCAAGAATATATCCAACTATAGCTATATTCGAGAAGGCGCATTTATATGTGTTTAATAATGGATCTGAGACTATAACAGTGGAGACTCTCAATGCTTGGAGCATGAAAAAACCTGTTATGAACAGACCCATTAAGCAATGACCAGACGCGAATAAAGGGGTGGGTTTCAATGAGGAATTTCTTCTTGTGTGGGAATTAATGATCAAATAAGCatcatgttttttttgtttagtgTAGTAGCAGGTTCTTTTTTTATGTAAGTTTttcttatttactttaattggATGTTGAACTTTCAATCTCGAGTAAATATAGTTTGCAAAGATATGACTTGATGCAAATTCTAGTTTAGGTGGTTGTTAAGCTTCTTTATAAAATATTGCTCATAACAAACGGTGACTTTTACTAGTTTTTCATGTGAATTGCctatatttttcataatttgttTACATGAATTGTCTTTTTTCTCCTTAACAACCCGATTCCACGAGTCGAGACTAGCGCTAGAAAACGGAAATAGTTGCTAGGAAACGGGAATGATTGCTCTTAAACTCGTAGAAAGTCTTAAATGATACCAACTTTCTACcttatattaactttttaaaacatACGACACCAAACTATAACATAATCATCCATACGATATATCCATTCAAAATATCATACACTAAGTCCTAACATTCTAGTAGTATTATTACAACTACTATCGCGGTGTTTTTAGaagtgaatttatttttatacacaTACTTATAATGGAAAGCAGTCTTCCAAGGACAAGATATTCAAAAGATAGCTTCAAAACCAAAACATTCTTGAAAATATTGAATTCCACAAGGTCAATTTTActactaataaatattaaataaaatataaaacaatgttGTAAATATTTAATGCATATACATACCGAACACGGAAACCGAACAAAACCTTAATCCTTGATTTACAAACACTTCCTCGATCAACATTAAAGCATAACTTACCATAACAAACATGATTCTTATATTTCTTTGTTTGATCGAAAGTATAACCACCATTTCCACATGATCGGGTTTAATATCCCGTGCTTTCAAACTTGATGTTTGTCGGTTTGGTTTCGCATATCGTTTGGATGTTGGCGTGCGCACATTTTTCGTTTGTGTTTCGGCATGTCTAAGTTCTAGGTATTTGTTTGACTCACTTTTGGTGTATACCTTTTGGCTTTGAACCATGAATTTTGGAGTGGGTTCGGATTGGTTTTAGGTTGGTTTTTCAGGTGTTGACCGGACCTAGAACCGGACCTTCGAGGGAAGTTCGGCTGGAGGTCCAATTTTCTCTTGGTGTGCAACTAGGGGGTAAACTGGTTCTATAACCGGTTCTACCCAGTAGAATCGGCTTAGGGTTGTCTCGACCGGACCTATAGCCAGTTCTGCTAAGCAGAATCGGCCATAGGTCCGGCCAGCTTGCTGGTTTAGTATGTAAATAGACCAAATAGGTTTTTGGCCGAGCCAATCACCCCCAAACTCCAAAATTCTCCATCTTACTTCCCAAACCCTAAAATCTATCCAAATCCATGTTAATTGAAGGTAAACTCTAAACCTAAGCTAATCAAGTGTGCTTCCATCATCCTTAACCTTCATCTTCAAGCTTGGCAATCTCCACTTCCACCATTGTTGACTTGTGAGAGTTAAGGGGAGTTTTTCCTTGATTCTTCATcatttgagtttgacaatcttCTAGGGTAAGTGGTTATGAGATTACTTTTAATGGGTAGTATAAATTGGTTGTTTGGTGGTTAATTATGTGATTAGGGTTTATGTTAAATGTGTTGAGATTTGGGGGATTGTATGAGATATGTTTGCTATGGCTCATAACCTTTGTCTATCACTCAATTGCCACGATATATGCTTAATCCATGTTTGAATTGGTGAATTGAGCTTGTATTATATGATTTTGTTATGGCTTGGTTAATTGTTAGGTCAATTGGTTGATTTGTTGAGTTTATGCTTAGCTA
Coding sequences within it:
- the LOC126677369 gene encoding beta-fructofuranosidase, insoluble isoenzyme 1-like — protein: MYYNGLYHLFYQYNPEGAVWGNIVWAHSVSKDLINWEALEPAIYPSEWFDMHGCWSGSVTILPNKTPVILYTGIDPKKRQIQNYAVPKNLSDPYLREWIKPKEYNPAINPGPNVNASAFRDPTTAWFVNGQWYLIVGSRRKHRGVAYLYKSKDFKTWVKTPHPLHSKAKTGMWECPDFYPVALSGGNGLDTSIVNGDLKHVLKVSLDLTRYEYYTVGTYDKKKNRYTPDRGSVDGWAGLRYDYGNFYASKTFFDPSKNRRILWGWANESDPMEQDMKKGWAGIQAIPRKVWLDVSKKQLLQWPIEELESLRGKNVQLINQEIKKGEHIEVKGITAAQADVDVTFSFQSLDKAEPFDPKWKNLDALDVCAVKGSKAQGGLGPFGLLTLASEKLEEFTPIFFRVFKDSDKYKILLCSDARSSSLGDMLYKPPFGGFVNVDLADAKISLRSLIDHSVVESFGAGGKTIVTSRIYPTIAIFEKAHLYVFNNGSETITVETLNAWSMKKPVMNRPIKQ